Sequence from the Castanea sativa cultivar Marrone di Chiusa Pesio chromosome 12, ASM4071231v1 genome:
GCTAATCCATAAaacctatttttcttttcttattgttAGTACTATTCTTTAGTATTTCTTTGCTTTGACCCACTAAAGATAAATCATGATTCCATTCCTAACACTAACATTCTACTCACCTTTGGCAATGTGGGGTTAAGAAATCATTTCACTTTCATGAGTTATAGACTAGTGATTTAGCAGTTGCTCAGGCATGGCATCCGGAAGTTAGGGAAGACTATGCAACCATAATATTGAGTGTTTTTAAATTAATGCTTTTTCATCAAATGTCTTGTAGCTCCACTAgttagcatttttttatatattcaatAGAAATATTCAAAGTTTAAATCCTCCCACTTTAaattatcaaatcaaatcatTACGAAGAAAAGAAAGTCAAGGCTTTTATTTAAGGTGTGCCtttgaaaaaagtaatttaaccAAATTATATGATTaaacaacaaataaatcaaatctAATGTCGCCTTCAAAAAACATAAATCTAAAGTAAAGCAAATTTGTGGCTACCTGATTAAcgcattttatttttgtaagtcTCAATGGTTGCCATCATTTTCAAATGcataaacttttctttttcccgtTTAACATATGCTCGAAATGAATTAGGTGGATTTATTAACGCGCACTCTAACATCTGCCATGCGTCAATGTTTTACTCAGATGGAATCGCCactatcaataaaaaatttaaaagtaaaaaccTAAATTCAATTGGCTCTCTTTCTTGGATACTGTTTGAATGCATACCATGACTTCCTTAACACTATGAACCAtatctcactcactctctctctctctctctctctctctctctgtgtgagGCGGCAGGCCGGTTAGTGATGCGTTTGTCAATTCTCTCAATAGCATAAACTATTACCAATCATAATTTTCAATCTTTGATCCAATTAAATGCTGTCAAAAAGAGCAacaatttatattctttttggaaCAAACAAGGCCTTATTTTAATCCTGTAAATTGGATTGTGCCACGTACTACATGCTTTAAGGAACCTGCCTAGCAAATAGCGTTGGAATCTATCTGAGAAGTTTTGGAATACAGGTGCATGTACTCAATTTAATTTAAGACATTGCatgtataattaaaattaacaaCCTTTGGCAAAACAAAAGAGATACACATACagttgcaagttgcaaccaATGGCTAGCTTGTGTGTGCGCCTTCAGCAACACATGTTACCCTAGAGCTTTcggaaatattattataaaaaaaaaaagactattttaaattattttatagtcCCAGCTATTTCCACATTATGAAGTGCATGCGTTTCTGTCCTACAATTAATGTATGTATAGTGGTCACATGATCCTCCCTGCCTACCATAATGTATGAAAAACATGCCTACTTTAACGTCAAAAACATGAGTTCGATTAAAGAGACAGAGATTTAAACTAACAACTTCCAATTTCACGAGAGACACTCTTCACATAATTAACTGTGTAATCCCAGACAGGTGATCATGATATTGGTACCAACGTACACCCATGTGATATTCTGTCATCTGATTTTACATTTTGAGtattacaagttttcaactctGATACCTCACTTTAATTATGTCTTAAAAAAAACCTCCTATGGAGAGAAGGCTCAGCATCAAGAGTAGTTCTAATGGATTTTCgttgataataataatgatatctAGATCGATGTACATAAAGCTAGCTATGACCCATGAACTGAGAATCCTACATAGCTCAAATGATGAAATGAATAATAGAATATACCTTTAATTCTGGGGCCTACGTACATATATGGCTTGGTACCCACCAGCTGGCTCTTATGTCTAAACCCTATTAGTTTTACACTTAATTAAGACAGGTGCAATCAATTATATTCATCATATCGATAATCCATTTTTgccttcatatatatatatggcatcGTTGGTTTTAGGTAAAGCAAGGCATGTAAACCCCTCCATGGTATAATTCATGGCCATGATTATTCAATTCTTGGTTAATCTTATCCAACAAACTTGTCAAAAAATGCAATCATGCTCGACGTAGAAGAAGCTCCTTCTTTcgaaatattaataataatagtatcatatagaaaataatattcaatacaaatttataagCATTATCTTGCTATAATTACTTATGCATCTAAGTCAActtgtgaaatttttggaaaaatactACAAAACCTTCCTTGGGGTTATAATGATTGATTAATACTATAGGCACAaagtattttataatatttttacaaaatgttgatgtgaccaatcttttattagttttcagCTAGGCTtatcattaatatcattttttttatttaccaataatcactcaccacatcagcagtttgtaaaaaaatttcactcaccacatcaacattttgtaaaaatttttgtaaaatagtttgtatttttagtattatttataataattagtCCAACTTATATACTTTGTACTTTATAGTTTCGAAGTTCCTAATTTACTTCATTTTCTCACGCGTTAGTCAacagttaatataatataaattggTAATCAATGATTCTCAGAAAATTTCCAAATTGCTTTTGGTagattagaagaaaaaaagttctGCCATAGTGCCATTCATAAAGGCTTGCATCACCAAAAGCCGAACAATATATGCATTCTAAATGAAGTCAAGTTCTAATTGACTAggagttaaagaaaaaaaatatagtggTTCACCGATCAATTACTTAGCACCATATCCTAGATCATTCAATTCTTGACCTCAAGAAGATTTTGTAGGCACGGATTGGATGTTGATTTAAGCAAGGATAGCACAGTGTTAaagcaaaatattaaaaaaaaaaaaaaatccttttgatGAGAAGTAATTAAGAGTACGGGAAGTGCACAAAGAAGTGGTTTTAATGCTCCACTCTATGCCTTGTGGGCCAAGTTTGAGAAATAACACGTCAGGCCAACAAGAGCGATCATGATTCACCGGTGGATATAGTGCTTGCTCTACGATAAAATTAAATACGGTCTATGGTACTTGGGCCTGACGGAATTTCCATATAGCTGATGGTGGATGCTCTCAAAATATATACCAAAACCGAAGTGGTGGTTGTGATTTGTGGGGGAAAGGGGGCTGACTTAAGCATTTAAGCATCTTTTGCATTGCTTAATGCTTAGTTTTGAGCCTAATGGTAATGGTAATGGGGCCCTAGCCTGCCACCTCCAGTCCACTACGGCCACGAGGAATAATGTTGGATGGAAAATCATTATAAATATGAGGCCAACCCATGCTACTTTCTTCACTTGtcccaaaatcacaaaagaaGTAGTCCTCTCAAGTTCCGAGTTTCAACAATACTAATTAAAGTATCTTTGTGTCACATAGTATAGacaaggaaagaaaattttgtatttagatCATAAAAGGACAAATTAAGGAGAAAGAATGGTCGAAAGAGTGGAGAAGACAAAAAAAGGAGATGCCATTGACATGCCTAATGAGTCTGTGTTGGTGGCGGAGACCTCCGTAGATTGGAGAGGCAGACCCTGCAAGCCTAACAAGCATGGTGGAATGACGGCTGCTGTTTTTGTCCTAGGTCTTTTCCTCGATCtcctatctttctttttttgtgtttttttactactattctTCCATGTGCACCAtgcatactctctctctctcatataggTTGCTTGGCCTTGTAGTTGTATGCCTACAAAATCTAATCTCTATGTTTGCTTAAAGTTACAAGTACCATTTTAACACTTATTTGTTCTTCAAGTGTGGTAGTACAATAGTTAGAaagaaattagattttattgatataaatgtTATGTAGGATATCCTTCATTTCATTTTGATGTTCtctatatgaaaaataataagtaaCATGTGCTTGATTTCTGTGGGTCACACTGCAGGTCTCCAAGCATTCGAGATGATGGCAATTGCTGCAGTTGGGAACAATCTGATAACTTACGTGCTCAATGACATGCACTTTCCTCTGTCAAAGTCTGCAAACATAGTAACAAACTTTGTAGGGACAGTATTCCTCCTCTCACTCCTTGGTGGGTTCCTCTCAGATTCTTATCTTGGGAGTTTCTGGACCATGTTGATCTTTGGCTTTGTGGAGCTCTCTGTATGTCCTTTCTCTGACATATCTCTTTTTCTTATACTGTCCAATAGATTCTTGTCTCTCTAGAGATCTCAGTATATCTCTACTTAATTAATATCTCTGCAACCTTATCtaattatgaattatgatgCTTAAATACATATGAAGTTTGAGATTCTTTTCATTTCACTCCTgtaaaaaacataaagattaaTATATCAATGATGGCTTTTGTTCTAAAGCCCATTGGTTTGCTgcatcaaaaaggaaaaaaagaatattcCAGAGTACAAAATGCTAGCCAGTAGATCTTATTTAACtatatattgtatttattttaacaaattatatataataataactaTTGATTTGTGTTAATTACTTGTCAGGGTTTTATACTACTTGCTGTTCAAGCCCATGTTCCACAACTAAGGCCCCCAAAATGCAACATGATATTGGAGGGAGGCCAGTGTGAGGAGGCAAAGGGCTACAAGTCATTGATATTCTTTGTTGCACTTTACTTGGTGGCTTTAGGGAGTGGTAGTTTAAAACCCAATATAATCTCTCATGGGGCTGACCAATTCAGAAAAAATGACTCCAAGCAATCCAAGACACTCTCTACTTACTTCAATGCTGCCTACTTTGCCTTCTGCATGGGGGAGCTTATTGCTCTTACTGTGTTGGTTTGGGTCCAAACACATTCTGGAATGGATGTTGGATTTGGAGTCTCTGCAGCTGCCATGGCAATAGGAATGATCAGCTTGATTTCGGGTACGCTTGTCTACAGGAACACGCCAGCCCGCGGAAGTATCTTCACCCCAATTGCTCAAGTAATCTCTAATGATTCTGAGTACTATTATTTgctttaaaaatgttaaaattattatcaattttactgTAACTAGttagaaattaaatataattggtattatttaaacaacaaaataaataaacagctctaaatatatagtaaaatttgtagtagaCCAGCACTTTTTTAACTTAAATATAAAGGCCTTTACGTGGATTCTTTTGCTTCAACTTTTGGATAGTTAGAAACctttcttttaagttattcCTCGAAATCCATGTTCATTAAgcattatatttttgtaatctaTTGTCGGCTAACTAATTTTGATTAGTTAATTCCCAAAATGATAAATCAAAAGGCAAAAAGGAATAAAGTTGTCGATGCTGGTATGTCATATGTTCctttttgtcctttttcttaaaaatgtttTATGACAAATTGTAGGTTGTAACTCAGGTACTCTCTGTTGGTTCAATTTACAAAATATGTTCATTTTGGGGTCAGAtggtatatataattaatatggCCATTCAGAGAATAGCTTTGGTAAACCTTTGTAGATTAAAAGAACAAGAATGAAAGTTCTTTGGCTTTGCAAAATACAATTACATGTAGTTATGCTTGATAATTCTTGCTTAAGTAAGTACTGTAGTAAATTTTTGTATTGTCCTATcctttttcatataaattaataatacgGTCTACTTTAGGCAGGGATTTGGAAGTGACCCCTACTTGTTTATTAAAAAGTAAGTGCTTGATTTGTTATGTATTCTCCTTGTCAGGTTTTTGTTGCTGCATTTACAAAGAGAAAGCAAATCTGCCCTTCAGATACTGGGATGCTTCATGGAAGCCAAAACAATGTACCGAACCAAATTTTTGCTACGTCACCTAACATCAATAGTCTCCTTCACACCGAAAAGCTCGGGTAAGACGGAACATATTCGATGATTACCATACTAGATTTCTGTGAAGATGTCTTGCCCTGCATGAACAGGGAttgtttcaaatttaaacaGTGAATTCTTGCTTTTGTTACATAATGTATGTTCTTATGCCATAATCCAAATTACACCAGGTTTGGGTAAATTCTCAGTCCTTCAAGTTTTATCTCTTGTTATTTCAGTCCTCAAACTTGAACATTTCCTTTGAATTATATGTCCATTGGCGTCTATAAAATTTCCCTTAGATGTCCTCCAATCCACGTCATATCACATACGTAAATATTGACAATTTTATAGACAACAATTGATGGAATGACCAATTTAACAAGAACGATATACTTTTAAGGATTACATTGACAAAAAATTAActttagaaatgaaaatgacaattaatccaaatttaagggtataatttagattttagtCTTGTTCTtattaaaatgtaaatatatatatatatatatatatatatatatatatatatatatatatatatatatatatatatatatattctctaaGATAGTCATGATATTGCAGATTCCTTGACAAGGCCTGCATTAGAATTCAAGATGGAAGTGAAAGTTCATGGAGACTTTGCACAGTTGCCCAAGTGGAGCAAGTGAAGATAATCATCTCAGTTATTCCCATATTTGCGTGCACTATCATCTTTAACACCATTTTGGCACAGCTCCAAACATTTTCAGTCCAGCAAGGGAGCGCGATGAACACCCTGCTCACAAGTAGCTTCCACATCCCTCCAGCTTCTCTTCAATCCATCCCTTACATTTTGCTAATCTTTGTTGTCCCTCTGTATGAAACTGTCTTTGTACCAATTGCACGAAGATTCACAGGAAGGGACTCAGGAATCTCACCTCTACAAAGGGTTGGCATAGGGCTGTTTATTGCTACTTTCTCTATGGTTTCAGCTGCAATGgttgagaaaaagagaagaaatgcAGCTTTACATCTGAATGAAACTCTGTCCATCTTTTGGATTGCTCCACAGTTTCTCATATTTGGGTTGTCAGAAATGTTCACTGCTGTGGGGCTAATAGAGTTTTTCTACAAGCAGTCCTTGGAAGGAATGCAATCATTTCTAACTGCCATGACTTACTGTTCATACTCATTTGGATTCTATTTAAGCTCACTCCTTGTTTCCCTAGTGAACAAAATTACCTCAAGTTCTTCAAGTGGTGGATGGCTTAGTGAAAATGACCTCAACAAGGATAGgcttgatctttttttttggttgttagcTGCACTCAGCCTCATCAACTTCTTTAATTACCTTTTCTGCTCTAAATGGTACTCTTATAATCCATCTCTATCATCCACTACTCCACCACAAGATCAGTCGTATCGACAAGACCACCCACAAAATCATAGCTTCGACCCCTCAAAGCAAATTGGAGTTGACAACATTGTACCatgattcttcttttcttaattaACCTAGACGGCTAGGCCTATCTCTAATTAGTCTTTTGTATGtatttataaagaaaagaaaaagaaaaccctaaataTGTAGCTAGATGGAATATTACTTGATATACTTAGTCCCACTTAATTAGTGCACCTGTTAGCTAGCTATGTAGCTAGGTTGATAATATAAAGTAGTATTATGggtcacttttttttcttttttcattttcaatttgttAATAATAGTTGACTATATATGTAAGGTGGACATTTAATTTGAAGGGTCCTCCGGGTCCCCAGTCCTTGAGATGATATCAACTATCTATAAGGAAGTTAGGTCTAATACCATGAACCAGCAAGAAGATGCTACGCACTATAGACTATAGCTAAGTTCTcctcccttttctttctcagtgAATGCGTTGATCATGTTAAAGTAGGActtcttctcattttttcttttctttttggtaaagGAGGCAGATGTAAGTGGTgagtggtagtggtggtggtggtggtggggttgTGCTTTCTGCTTTAGTTAGTTAAAAGAAGAGTCTTTTAAAAGCAGATGTGATCTCTTGTGACTTGATTTACGAATGTGACCAAAAGAGTAAACAGTAGAAACTCATTTCTAGATATATATAGTTGTCTTCTTCTCACTCTCtgatattattatataaatatatatatatatatatatatatatatatatatatatatatatatatttgataatatCACTTTCACAGGGAAACATGTCCCCTACATGCTTTATATTGAAGCTAGGCCATCCCTTGCTATTGCTTATCTGCATAACTGTCCTCCCACCACCACTGGATGTGAGAGTGGTTCTCCATTATACTTTCCATCCTATGTTTGCTAAAGGAATCACACGGTCCCCAGAAGCTACAGATGCACGAACAAACTTGGCCCATTGatcgcttattttactgaaactgaaaactttttacttaaagcactgtagataaatgtaaaagttagttaaaatagtatagtaggatccatgaatagtacaGTGACACCTATGGATAATaacaaaaagtgcagtgggaccCATatatagtagcaaaaataagttgaatagtaaaataagttaacaaaattaatcataCCAAACGGACACTTAAACTATAATAACTTGTACaatcctgtttttttttttaatcaaaggcAAGGTTGGATACTGGCTAGTCTACTTTATATCTTCCCATCAAAATTAGTTTTGTACGCCATCAATTTAGTCCTCTagcttcattcttttttctctctcttttccttcttctgTTGTTTTGGGTTGGATaaattagattacaaaaaagaccacaattcaatttttcaagacTAGAATCCTTCTCTAGATTCATTCAAACAACCTAGATGTtaaaatttacccaaaataaaaagatggaggaggaggttttttttttttttttttgagaatcttagAGCACTCTCATCAGGTGtaccaaatgccaaatatttggcatttggcataccaaacacaaaaaacagaGCATCATGAAGCGTGTtaaatgtgtcaaaattttgagatatgCTACAGTACGCTACCATCTTTAGCACAGTACGGACATATGTGTTATAtggttttattaatattttattcagcTTTCTCTCATCCCAATTAAAAGATCTCTTCAGAGCACGTTGAGCCACACATCTGCTTCCCCATCTCCACTCTCCCATACCCTTTTCTTCTCCCCTTTTCCCTTTTGCTCTATTCTCTTCCCTTTCATGAATCACGAGCCACCACTGATTTCCTCTCCACCATCTCACAAATTCCATCATCACTGATCTATAAAATGTCCTTCACCGGTTTTTTGTATCCTTTTTGTTCGCTCTCTCCTCTCTATTCTATCTCACACCGAATCGGTTTAGTTCATCTCAGAGTCGCCGATTCGCTGTTCAATCTCGGTATCGCCGATTCAATCTTAGTTTCACCAATTCTCTAGGGTTTCATCGATTCACCGGTTCTCAGTTTCACAGATTCAATCTCAGTTTCACAGGTAAGTTCTCTGTCTTCTCTGTGATTCTCTGAAGGTTTCTCTCTTTGTTCATATGTGCTGTGTGTTGTCACCGctgtgttattattattattattttcaattctttttcatTACCAAATGATTACTTGGATGCAAACTATAAGACACTATGGATTCTAAATTCCAATTCTAGCATTTAGGCTATGAGACACTATGAAATTCTAATAGTCCATGCTCTCTGTGTGTGTTAAAGGTGAACCTATCAGTCACAATTTCATAaagccatatatatattaataaatcttTTTCAATAATTCCTGTTTTTGTGCAGTCAGATatgcatttgattttttattttgggggggCTCTCTTTGGACtacctaaattatttttttctacatATCTATTTAGAGCATGGACTCGGGACATTATTCATTGTACACTAATGTCTTACAGGGGAATATTGATCTTGAGGAGGAACTTTTTGGTGTATTTGAAAATAGTCCCATGTTAGTCCAAGATTCTCCACTGAATGATGAAGTTGCCacttctaagaaaaaaaaaacatcatgtGGTATCAACTTCAGTCTTGAGGAAGACAAGCTACTTGTAGACTTGTAGTAGCATGGCTCAATACCAGTGTCGATCCTATGTATAGTAATGAgcaacataaaacaaaattttatagaGAGTTGCAAAATACTTCAAGGACCACAAGACTGATTCTACACGTAGTCAAACATCCCTAACAAGCGGATAGGGAGTAATTAATAGGgaaacaattaaattttgtgGGTCCTTAGCTAAAATTGAAGCAAAGAATGAAAGTGGAACCATTGCTGAAATGAAGGTATAAAATTTGCAAtggtctttaatttttttagatttacaacacaaatgaattttttgaagaaactaattatgttatatttatttaattttttttagattgagAAAGCAAGGGAATTGTTTAAAGAACTTCACGGTTACTTTTTTCAATATAAACATTGTTGGCTAGTGTTGAAGGATTTTCCAAAGTGGGCATCTACTATACCTAGGGAAGattcaagaaaagaaatgcCCCAAACTCCAGATTCAATAGATCAAGGAGGGGGTGTTGATGACACTATGGATTTCAAGAGGCCAATAGGTAGAAAAACTGAAAAGGCTAATCgaaagagaaaagatgatgGGAAAGATGTTgcaacaaaatatttgaaaaagaaaatgaaaattatggaAGAAACTTGTGcacaagaaaaagagaaagtacGTATCAAAGCGGAAAAGGTTCGCTTGCAAGAGTTGAAAGAGAATGAAAGAATTATGATGCTAGACACAAGTGGCATGAACGAAGACCAAAGAACTTTTTATGATGGACTCCAAAAAGAAATCCTTGCAAAACAAAGATCAAGTTATTCCTTGGGTCGAAATGATGTTGGTAATGTCttgtttcaaccttattttggTAGTAACTTATTTTAGGCCTTGATATGtattttgtagcattttttggGTGTAGCTGATTTTAGGCCTTGATATGtattttgtaatcttagcaAAAGGTCTTGACTCTTACGTTATGTGATTTCTTTGTAGATTCTATTAGGCCACTGCCATCTAAGTAATCCTAACATTTTAGCTTATATAAAATGTCGTGTATTTTGtatgtttgattttatattaCTATAGAATTTATATTACTGTCATGCTTAATGTTGGTGTTGTGCTATTGACACTACTGATTGGGCTGAAAGGCCAGTGTGTAAGTGCCCTGATTCTGTTTTGGTGTTATATGTTGTGTTAGTGACTGCTGCAGTGTAGTAGTATCAGTGACTgctttggttatatttttatatagtttctaTGCTTGTTTTGACTGTTGGGCTCTTCTAATTGTTTCTGAAATGTATTAATTGATTTACAATTCTTAAGTGCTAGAAGAAGATAGGAGAGGATCTTATCTTAGGCCAcgattttatttaaagaaaattttatattctttacatAATGATCAAACCTTCTTTTAACGTTATCGATTTCATTTCATATTACGTTTCTTGCATCTATATTGATAATTGTTTTCCAATGTTTTCTTCTAGTTTATCTCCATGGGTCgttattttttgcaaaaattgctTGATGATAACTCAGATGAAGATAAGATAATTATAAAACTTCTCACGGGTTTGACATCACAATGTAAGTAGCGTCGGTATATTGACCGTAATCATTTGGCAGGCCATAAAAGGCTTTATGATGACTACTTTGCTAAAAAAAACCTGTATATCCTCCCAAAGTATTTCGAAGGAGATTTCAAATGAGACgttctcttttttctccaaaTCCTATCTAAGGTGGAATCTCATGAACcttactttatccaaaaaaaaaaaaaagccaaaaagctTGGTCTATCTCCCCTTCAAAAAATGATCACTGCACTTAGGATGCTTGCTTATGGAATAACAGGTGATTTTATGGATGAATATGTGAGAATAGCAGAAAGCACTACAATGATGAGTCtgaaaaaatttgttgcagCAGTGGTTGCTATTTTCTCAGAGGAATACTTGAGGTCACCAAACAATGAAGACATCGCTAGATTGTTAGCCATGGCCAAAACCATGGATTTCCAGGCATGTTGGGAAGTATTGATTGCATGCattggaaatgaaaaaagtgTCCAACTGAATGGAAAGGAATGTATTGTGGTCATATTCGTGAgccaattattattttggaagcAGTGGCTTCATATGATCTTTGGATATGACACTTGTTTTTTGGGTTACTTGGGTCAAATAATGATATTAACGTGTTGAAACGGTCTCATGTATTTTCTAAGCTTGCACAAGGACTCCTACAGTTAATTACTCAATCAATGGTCATGATTACACAATGGGATACTATCTTGCCGATGACATATATCCAAAATGGTCAACACTTGTGAAGACAATCTCATCTCTACTAggagcaaaaagaaaattatttgcaaaaacTCAGGAGGCATATGGAAAGGATGTAAAGCGTGCATTTGAAGTGATTCAAGCACGATTTGCAATTGTACGTGGACTTGCATGGTTTTTCTATCATGAAACACTACAAGACATTATGAAAGTATGCATAATTATTCATAACATGATTATTGAAGATGAGTGAAATGAAGCTGGAGCAGTGGACTTAGATTATGAATAAATTGATGAGATTTCATGTACACCAATGTCACGTGAGCGGACAAATGAATTTACGGAGTTCATTGAAGTTCATCAACGCATTAGGGATCAAGAAGTTCATTCTCATCTCCAAAAGAATCTCGTTGAACATTTATGGCAATTACAAGGAGAGTCATAAAAActtttggttttgtttatttgtctCCTCTTCTTTATGGAGTTGCCACTAAAACTTTTgatttggtttgtttgtttcattttgtttatgAAGCTGCCATTAAAACTCATTGGCTGTATTGTTTTGTTGTGTTAAGTACTAGCCAATTGTTCTATTATGTTAAATTTAAGTACCATTGTCATCAAGGAAGTGGCAAGCTCAATTCTGTTTAATTTAATGGATTTTCTGTGTGAGTTAATGTTATTGGATATGAGTTATGTGTGTAAGTTTTCTATGGACTACATTAGCAGTTTAGTTCAATTGAAACTTCAACTTGATAGGTTGGCTTTTAGATAATTCTTCATAATATGTTTTTGGCTTTTGACATGAGTCTTGACAggttcaacattttttttttaaggtgacaGGTtttgcggtttttttttttttttttgaaggtgacaggttttgagttttttttttttttttttttgaaggtgacaagttttgagtttaaaaatatgaaagttgaataagaggattatttgaaaatgttaccgtttttttttttttactgaaggAGATAGAGAAAATGTTACCGTTAGAATAAGAATATTTGAAAATATGGCTGTTAGgaacaaataataaagaaagaataaaataagaattaaaaagaattaagaaataatatttaaatgaagtggtaaaaaaatagaacatctgataaatggtatgttgtaaaatgatgtgctaaaataataaagtagacttttggtgtgttaaaataaattttttgtttttttaaagacctgatgagaatgctcttattagaaggagagaaaataaaaataagagaagtAAGAATAACCGAATTCAATATGACGGTCTATAACAATAAAAAGCCTTAAGCTGCTACATTTTGCTATTCacttttattgataatatattaCAAAGAAATCAATATATATTGCCAATTTGCCATACAAAAGtcaataatcatttaaatttggTCTA
This genomic interval carries:
- the LOC142618773 gene encoding protein NRT1/ PTR FAMILY 4.3-like, with product MVERVEKTKKGDAIDMPNESVLVAETSVDWRGRPCKPNKHGGMTAAVFVLGLQAFEMMAIAAVGNNLITYVLNDMHFPLSKSANIVTNFVGTVFLLSLLGGFLSDSYLGSFWTMLIFGFVELSGFILLAVQAHVPQLRPPKCNMILEGGQCEEAKGYKSLIFFVALYLVALGSGSLKPNIISHGADQFRKNDSKQSKTLSTYFNAAYFAFCMGELIALTVLVWVQTHSGMDVGFGVSAAAMAIGMISLISGTLVYRNTPARGSIFTPIAQVFVAAFTKRKQICPSDTGMLHGSQNNVPNQIFATSPNINSLLHTEKLGFLDKACIRIQDGSESSWRLCTVAQVEQVKIIISVIPIFACTIIFNTILAQLQTFSVQQGSAMNTLLTSSFHIPPASLQSIPYILLIFVVPLYETVFVPIARRFTGRDSGISPLQRVGIGLFIATFSMVSAAMVEKKRRNAALHLNETLSIFWIAPQFLIFGLSEMFTAVGLIEFFYKQSLEGMQSFLTAMTYCSYSFGFYLSSLLVSLVNKITSSSSSGGWLSENDLNKDRLDLFFWLLAALSLINFFNYLFCSKWYSYNPSLSSTTPPQDQSYRQDHPQNHSFDPSKQIGVDNIVP